One window of Treponema denticola genomic DNA carries:
- the rplF gene encoding 50S ribosomal protein L6, whose amino-acid sequence MSRVGKLPVAIPAGVKVNVANGIFTVEGPKGKLSQDYHTEAVDFKVESDHVLVTRKNDELQTRAYHGLYRSLLNNMVTGVSTGFTKTLVINGVGYRAEVQGKLLVMALGYSNDFSVLIPEGIEVKVDQLKVIISGASKEAVGQFASQVRKLRGPEPYKGKGIRYEDEIIKRKVGKSGVK is encoded by the coding sequence ATGTCAAGAGTTGGAAAACTGCCTGTTGCTATTCCTGCAGGTGTAAAAGTGAATGTTGCAAACGGTATCTTTACCGTTGAAGGTCCCAAGGGGAAACTTTCACAAGATTATCACACAGAGGCTGTTGATTTTAAGGTTGAAAGCGATCATGTTCTTGTAACAAGAAAGAATGATGAGCTTCAAACAAGGGCTTATCACGGTTTATATCGAAGTCTTCTTAACAACATGGTAACCGGCGTAAGCACCGGCTTTACAAAGACCTTGGTAATCAATGGTGTAGGTTACAGAGCCGAAGTTCAAGGCAAACTCCTTGTAATGGCTTTGGGTTATTCAAACGACTTTTCCGTTCTTATTCCCGAAGGAATCGAAGTAAAGGTTGACCAGCTGAAGGTTATTATTTCAGGAGCTTCAAAAGAAGCTGTCGGACAATTTGCTTCACAGGTACGAAAGTTGAGAGGCCCGGAACCCTATAAGGGCAAGGGAATTCGTTACGAAGACGAAATCATCAAACGAAAAGTCGGAAAGTCCGGTGTAAAGTAA
- the rpsH gene encoding 30S ribosomal protein S8 — protein MSVSDPIADMLTKIRNAASAGHESVDVPSSKMKWEIISILKSEGYIKNFKKMTQEGAGNIRVFLKYDDKESSVIHGIERVSTPGRRVYLGYKSLPRVFNGYGTLIVSTSKGIITGKAAGESQVGGELICKVW, from the coding sequence ATGAGTGTTTCAGATCCGATAGCAGATATGCTTACTAAAATTAGAAATGCTGCTTCAGCCGGTCACGAATCGGTTGATGTTCCTTCTTCAAAGATGAAGTGGGAAATTATCAGTATTCTTAAATCGGAAGGGTATATTAAAAACTTTAAAAAAATGACCCAGGAAGGAGCCGGCAATATCCGTGTGTTCTTAAAATACGATGATAAAGAATCTTCGGTTATTCACGGAATCGAAAGGGTTTCCACACCCGGCCGCCGAGTATATTTAGGTTATAAGAGCTTACCGAGAGTTTTTAACGGCTACGGTACTCTTATTGTATCGACTTCAAAGGGTATCATTACCGGAAAAGCTGCCGGCGAAAGCCAAGTAGGCGGCGAGCTTATTTGCAAGGTTTGGTAG
- a CDS encoding type Z 30S ribosomal protein S14, which produces MATVAKINQANRKAKYPTRQYNRCKVCGRPRGYLRKFKMCRVCFRKLASEGQIPGVTKSSW; this is translated from the coding sequence ATGGCTACAGTTGCAAAAATTAATCAAGCTAACAGAAAAGCAAAGTATCCGACACGGCAGTATAACAGATGCAAGGTTTGCGGACGCCCTAGAGGTTATCTGCGAAAATTCAAAATGTGCCGTGTTTGTTTTAGAAAATTGGCAAGCGAAGGGCAAATCCCCGGCGTTACAAAGTCGAGTTGGTAG
- the rplE gene encoding 50S ribosomal protein L5 translates to MSNYVPRLKKVYTEQIMPELKKEFNYSSVMQIPRLKKVVVSMGVGVALTNRKLLDAAVTDLETITGQKAVKTKARKSIANFKLREGNEIGAMVTLRGARMYEFLDRFINVALPRVKDFRGVNPNGFDGRGNYSVGITEQIIFPEIDFDKIERISGLNVNVVTSAETDQEARSLLAKFGMPFRK, encoded by the coding sequence ATGAGTAATTACGTACCTCGGCTTAAGAAAGTCTATACAGAACAAATCATGCCCGAGCTTAAAAAGGAATTTAACTACAGTTCCGTTATGCAAATTCCTCGGCTTAAAAAAGTCGTAGTAAGCATGGGCGTTGGTGTAGCTCTCACGAATAGGAAACTACTTGATGCTGCAGTAACTGACCTTGAAACAATCACCGGTCAAAAAGCTGTGAAAACAAAGGCAAGAAAGAGTATAGCAAACTTTAAACTTCGTGAGGGAAATGAGATTGGGGCAATGGTAACTTTGCGCGGTGCTAGAATGTATGAATTCTTAGACCGCTTTATCAATGTTGCTTTGCCGCGTGTTAAGGATTTCCGCGGAGTTAACCCGAACGGTTTTGACGGTCGCGGAAACTATTCAGTGGGTATTACCGAGCAGATCATCTTCCCCGAAATCGACTTCGATAAAATCGAACGCATTTCAGGATTGAATGTGAACGTAGTAACTTCTGCCGAGACTGATCAAGAGGCAAGATCGCTTCTTGCAAAGTTTGGTATGCCCTTTAGGAAGTAA
- the rplX gene encoding 50S ribosomal protein L24: protein MAGKMKIHRNDNVEIIAGKERGKRGEVVKVLQEDNKVIVGGLNMIKKAMRKRSQQDQGGIVEIEAPISASNVMIICKKCGKTRIAYEIKDGKKTRICRKCGEAL from the coding sequence ATGGCAGGAAAGATGAAAATTCACCGCAATGATAATGTTGAAATTATTGCAGGTAAGGAAAGGGGCAAGCGGGGCGAAGTCGTAAAGGTCTTGCAGGAAGATAACAAGGTTATCGTCGGCGGACTTAATATGATAAAGAAAGCCATGCGCAAAAGAAGCCAGCAGGATCAGGGCGGAATTGTAGAAATTGAAGCTCCGATATCTGCATCCAATGTTATGATTATATGCAAAAAATGCGGAAAAACCCGTATTGCATACGAAATAAAGGACGGCAAAAAAACAAGAATTTGCCGTAAGTGTGGAGAAGCGTTATAA
- the rplN gene encoding 50S ribosomal protein L14: protein MIQVETRLNVADNSGAKLVECIKVIGGSKRRYAGIGDIIVVAVKEALPTSVIKKGTVEKAVIVRVSKEYRRPDGTYIRFDDNACVIVDDNKNPKGKRIFGPVARELRDHDFMKIVSLAPEVL, encoded by the coding sequence ATGATACAGGTTGAAACAAGATTAAACGTTGCCGATAACTCAGGCGCTAAACTCGTCGAATGTATTAAGGTTATCGGCGGATCAAAACGCAGATACGCAGGTATTGGGGATATAATCGTTGTGGCGGTAAAAGAAGCCTTGCCGACATCGGTTATTAAAAAAGGTACGGTAGAAAAAGCCGTTATTGTGCGTGTTTCAAAAGAATACCGCCGTCCCGATGGAACTTATATTCGTTTTGACGATAACGCTTGCGTAATCGTTGACGATAATAAAAACCCTAAGGGAAAACGTATTTTCGGCCCTGTAGCCAGAGAGCTTCGTGATCATGATTTCATGAAGATAGTTTCTCTTGCTCCGGAAGTTCTTTAA
- the rpsQ gene encoding 30S ribosomal protein S17 — protein METTENTKKIGKREFVGIVTSDKMNKTIVVEVRTKKLHKLYKKYVSSSKKYKAHDEENTAHIGDTVRIVEHKPISKDKAWMLTEVIERAK, from the coding sequence GTGGAAACAACAGAAAATACAAAAAAAATCGGGAAGCGCGAGTTTGTCGGAATCGTAACAAGCGACAAGATGAATAAAACCATCGTCGTTGAAGTCCGAACTAAAAAGCTTCATAAGCTTTACAAAAAATACGTATCGAGCAGTAAAAAATATAAGGCTCACGATGAAGAGAATACGGCTCACATCGGCGATACCGTAAGAATTGTAGAGCATAAGCCCATCAGTAAGGATAAGGCTTGGATGCTTACTGAAGTTATTGAGCGGGCTAAGTAA
- the rpmC gene encoding 50S ribosomal protein L29, producing the protein MKKKSKYREMSYKELVSKRNDLKQKYMDLRFQAVVGHLDNPLEKRSMRREIAMLNTFIRQKELAGEGAN; encoded by the coding sequence ATGAAAAAGAAGTCAAAATACAGAGAAATGTCGTATAAAGAACTTGTTTCAAAACGCAATGATCTAAAGCAAAAATACATGGATTTGAGATTTCAAGCTGTGGTAGGCCATTTGGACAACCCTCTTGAAAAGAGAAGTATGCGTCGTGAAATAGCGATGTTAAATACCTTTATCCGCCAAAAAGAATTGGCCGGCGAAGGTGCAAATTAG
- the rplP gene encoding 50S ribosomal protein L16, with product MMFSPKRVKHRKVQRGRIKGEATRCNNIDFGDYALVSLEPFLLTNRQIEAARVALNRKIKRGGKLWIRVFPDKPYSKKPAEVRMGGGKGAPEYWVAVVKPGTIIFELAGVDKNLAEQAMTLAGSKLPFKTRFAEQIQAD from the coding sequence ATTATGTTTAGTCCCAAACGTGTAAAACATAGAAAGGTTCAGCGCGGTAGAATCAAGGGCGAAGCTACTCGATGCAATAACATCGATTTCGGTGATTACGCCTTAGTTTCTCTTGAGCCTTTTTTGCTTACAAACAGACAGATTGAAGCTGCCCGTGTTGCTTTAAATCGTAAGATTAAGCGAGGCGGAAAATTGTGGATTCGAGTTTTTCCGGATAAACCCTATTCAAAGAAACCCGCTGAAGTTCGAATGGGCGGCGGAAAAGGCGCCCCCGAATACTGGGTAGCGGTTGTAAAACCCGGAACTATTATTTTTGAATTAGCCGGTGTTGATAAGAATTTGGCCGAACAAGCTATGACCTTGGCAGGAAGCAAACTTCCCTTTAAGACAAGGTTTGCCGAGCAGATTCAGGCCGACTAA
- the rpsC gene encoding 30S ribosomal protein S3, producing the protein MGQKVNPTGLRLGINKTWSSRWYAGPRNYADLLLEDLKIRAMIQEIPECKNADIAEVEIIRHPQRITIMIHTARPGVIIGVKGANIENIGAIIQKKLGKKVQIKIKEVKRAELRASLVAQNVARQLAGRASFRKVLKQACFNTMRSGAQGIKIRISGRLGGAEMSRTEEMKEGRVPLHTLRADIDYGFAEADTTYGKIGVKVWLYSGMMFGGEQKEDAGALLKKQRRPRSEKPAQEGRQ; encoded by the coding sequence ATGGGACAGAAAGTAAACCCTACAGGATTAAGACTTGGTATAAACAAAACTTGGTCGTCTCGCTGGTATGCAGGCCCCCGAAATTATGCCGACTTGTTGCTTGAGGATTTAAAGATTCGAGCTATGATTCAGGAAATTCCTGAATGTAAAAATGCCGACATTGCCGAAGTTGAAATCATCCGTCATCCCCAAAGGATTACGATTATGATTCACACGGCTCGTCCCGGCGTTATAATCGGTGTAAAAGGTGCCAATATCGAAAATATCGGAGCCATTATACAGAAAAAGCTCGGCAAAAAAGTGCAGATCAAGATTAAGGAAGTAAAGAGAGCCGAATTGAGAGCTTCTTTAGTTGCCCAAAACGTTGCACGCCAGCTTGCAGGAAGAGCTTCTTTCCGAAAGGTATTAAAACAAGCTTGTTTTAATACGATGAGGTCAGGTGCTCAAGGTATAAAGATTAGAATTTCAGGACGCTTAGGCGGTGCTGAAATGTCGCGAACCGAAGAAATGAAGGAAGGCCGAGTTCCTCTTCACACACTTCGGGCAGATATAGACTACGGTTTTGCTGAAGCGGATACAACCTATGGAAAGATAGGTGTTAAGGTATGGCTTTACAGCGGAATGATGTTTGGCGGAGAACAAAAAGAAGATGCAGGTGCCTTGCTCAAAAAACAAAGACGGCCTCGCTCTGAAAAGCCCGCTCAAGAAGGGAGGCAATAA
- the rplV gene encoding 50S ribosomal protein L22 gives MKMTERTGYRATTKFLIASPTKVRPVANVVKNKPYPEAMAILENMPQKGAVLISQTMKSAASNALYKNKQLDEDMLFVKEIMIDEGPRLKRIWCRGKGRADILLKRMCHITVVVDERAGE, from the coding sequence ATGAAGATGACTGAAAGAACAGGATATCGAGCAACAACGAAATTTCTTATTGCATCACCTACCAAGGTAAGACCGGTGGCAAACGTCGTAAAGAACAAGCCTTATCCGGAAGCAATGGCTATTTTGGAAAATATGCCTCAAAAGGGAGCCGTCTTAATTTCTCAGACTATGAAATCGGCTGCCTCAAATGCTCTTTACAAAAATAAGCAGCTTGATGAAGATATGCTCTTTGTTAAGGAAATTATGATTGACGAAGGGCCCAGGCTAAAAAGAATTTGGTGTCGCGGCAAGGGCCGTGCAGACATTCTCTTAAAGCGAATGTGTCATATCACAGTTGTCGTTGACGAGAGAGCAGGAGAGTAG
- the rpsS gene encoding 30S ribosomal protein S19 gives MSRSVKKGPFIAKSLFKNVNEMNRSGKKKPIKTYSRCSTIIPEMVGNTISVHNGKTWIPVYITENLVGHKLGEFAPTRTFRKHANSDKKVGK, from the coding sequence GTGTCAAGATCAGTTAAAAAAGGACCTTTTATTGCAAAGAGTCTTTTTAAGAATGTAAATGAGATGAACAGATCGGGTAAGAAGAAACCGATTAAGACTTATTCCCGCTGTTCTACAATTATACCTGAAATGGTCGGTAACACTATTTCGGTACATAACGGCAAGACGTGGATTCCGGTTTATATAACCGAGAATCTTGTTGGACATAAACTTGGAGAGTTTGCTCCTACGCGTACATTCCGCAAACATGCAAACTCTGACAAGAAGGTTGGAAAATAG
- the rplB gene encoding 50S ribosomal protein L2: MALKEYKPMTPGLRGRIDLRKDEITAQKPEKSLTTGKKNRAGRDSRGRISVRGQGGGHKQKYRQIDFKRNKYGIPGTVRTIEYDPNRSANIALIFYADGEKRYIIAPKGLKIGQKIMSGEMATLDVANALPLEAIPVGFTVHNIELTIGRGGQMARSAGAGALVAAKEGEYVTIRLPSGETRLVNKKCYATIGEVGNEDHMNTSLGKAGRSRWLGIRPTVRGMAMNPIDHPLGGGEGRGKGRHPVTPWGQPCKGYKTRKKRNPSDSFIVSRRKKKN, encoded by the coding sequence ATGGCTCTAAAAGAATATAAGCCGATGACGCCCGGATTGCGCGGACGAATTGATTTGCGAAAAGATGAAATTACAGCTCAAAAGCCTGAAAAGTCTTTGACTACAGGCAAAAAGAACAGAGCAGGACGCGATTCAAGAGGACGCATTTCAGTTCGAGGCCAAGGCGGCGGACATAAACAGAAATACCGACAAATCGATTTTAAGCGAAACAAATATGGTATTCCGGGCACTGTAAGGACAATCGAGTATGATCCTAACCGCAGTGCAAATATTGCATTGATTTTTTACGCTGACGGAGAAAAACGATACATCATCGCTCCCAAGGGCTTAAAAATCGGTCAAAAGATTATGAGCGGCGAAATGGCTACATTGGATGTTGCAAATGCTCTTCCTTTGGAAGCGATTCCCGTCGGCTTTACCGTGCATAATATTGAGCTTACGATCGGAAGAGGCGGACAAATGGCGCGTTCGGCAGGTGCCGGCGCATTGGTTGCTGCAAAAGAAGGCGAATATGTTACCATAAGATTGCCTTCCGGAGAAACTCGCTTGGTAAACAAGAAATGTTATGCAACAATAGGCGAAGTCGGCAATGAAGATCACATGAATACAAGTCTTGGCAAAGCCGGTCGATCAAGATGGCTTGGAATCAGACCCACCGTTCGCGGTATGGCTATGAACCCGATTGATCACCCCCTCGGCGGTGGTGAAGGACGAGGAAAGGGAAGACATCCCGTTACTCCTTGGGGTCAGCCTTGTAAGGGTTATAAGACCCGCAAGAAGCGCAATCCTTCGGATAGCTTCATTGTCTCAAGACGAAAGAAGAAGAATTAG
- a CDS encoding 50S ribosomal protein L23 produces the protein MEYNDILIAPVLTEKSTELREQGKYVFKVAPKATKIQIKEAVRRLFNVKVTDCTVVNVRGKTKRLRYKEGKTSSWKKATVKLAKGETIKIFEGA, from the coding sequence ATGGAATACAATGATATACTTATCGCGCCTGTTCTTACGGAAAAAAGCACAGAACTTCGCGAGCAGGGTAAATATGTTTTCAAAGTAGCGCCTAAGGCTACCAAGATTCAGATAAAGGAAGCAGTACGAAGATTGTTCAATGTAAAAGTTACCGATTGTACTGTTGTTAATGTTCGAGGAAAGACTAAGCGTCTCCGCTACAAGGAAGGTAAAACTTCATCTTGGAAAAAGGCAACCGTAAAGCTTGCTAAGGGCGAGACAATTAAGATTTTTGAAGGTGCGTAA
- the rplD gene encoding 50S ribosomal protein L4 translates to MEKKVYSVDGKELRTINLDDKVFGLPVNDDVIYYAINNELANKRVGTACTKGRAEVHGSNSKPYSQKGTGRARRGDKKSPLLVGGGTIFGPKPRDFSYSMPKKAKRLAMKSILSLKAQNDRLVVVEDFTVESGKTRDLVKILNNFAKGERAVIILKDDDSLVKRAGRNIPHLSFLAYNRLRAHDLFYGRKVIMLESAAKNLSEFYGCKEAE, encoded by the coding sequence ATGGAAAAGAAAGTCTATTCAGTCGATGGTAAAGAATTGAGGACAATTAATCTTGATGACAAGGTGTTCGGTCTTCCCGTAAATGATGATGTTATTTACTACGCCATCAATAATGAACTAGCCAATAAACGAGTCGGAACGGCTTGTACAAAGGGCAGAGCTGAGGTTCACGGTTCAAATTCCAAGCCTTACAGCCAAAAAGGTACAGGACGTGCAAGACGCGGTGATAAAAAATCCCCTCTTTTAGTCGGAGGAGGAACTATTTTTGGACCTAAACCTAGAGATTTCAGCTATTCTATGCCTAAAAAAGCAAAAAGATTGGCTATGAAGTCAATTTTGAGCCTTAAAGCTCAAAACGACAGGTTAGTGGTTGTAGAAGATTTTACGGTAGAAAGCGGAAAAACCCGCGACCTTGTAAAGATTTTAAATAACTTTGCAAAGGGCGAGCGCGCTGTTATTATTCTAAAGGATGATGATTCTTTGGTAAAAAGAGCAGGACGCAATATTCCGCATCTTTCATTCTTGGCATATAACCGCCTTCGAGCTCACGATTTATTCTACGGCCGAAAAGTTATCATGCTTGAATCTGCCGCAAAAAATCTTTCTGAATTTTACGGATGTAAGGAGGCCGAATAA
- the rplC gene encoding 50S ribosomal protein L3 — protein sequence MIGLIGKKIGMTQIFNEVGHLMPVTVIQVEPNTVVALKDKEKFGYSSVVLGLGELKEKHTSKPYAGQFSGDIKPLKLLKEFRDFDKEVAVGDKLGVEAFEKVSYLDITAISKGKGFQGVMKRWGYGGGRASHGSKFHREAGSTGHCTTPGRSFKNTTMPGRMGFDKVTVQNLQIVKIDPELGVIMVRGSVPGKKDATVFLKSAVKRAK from the coding sequence ATGATTGGACTGATTGGAAAAAAAATCGGCATGACCCAAATCTTCAATGAAGTCGGTCACCTTATGCCGGTTACGGTTATTCAGGTAGAACCCAATACCGTTGTTGCACTAAAAGACAAGGAAAAGTTCGGATACTCTTCAGTAGTGCTCGGTTTGGGTGAGCTCAAAGAAAAGCACACCAGCAAACCCTATGCAGGACAGTTCAGCGGAGACATCAAGCCTTTAAAACTTTTAAAGGAATTCCGTGATTTTGACAAAGAAGTCGCAGTAGGTGATAAGCTCGGTGTAGAGGCTTTTGAAAAAGTTTCGTATTTAGACATTACGGCAATTTCAAAAGGTAAAGGTTTTCAGGGTGTTATGAAGCGATGGGGCTATGGGGGCGGTAGAGCAAGCCATGGTTCTAAGTTCCACCGTGAAGCAGGTTCGACGGGACACTGTACAACTCCGGGTCGTTCTTTTAAAAATACGACAATGCCCGGAAGAATGGGTTTTGACAAGGTTACCGTTCAAAATTTGCAAATCGTAAAGATTGATCCTGAATTGGGTGTTATAATGGTTCGCGGTTCTGTTCCGGGTAAAAAGGATGCAACTGTATTCTTAAAATCCGCAGTAAAGCGGGCTAAATAA
- the rpsJ gene encoding 30S ribosomal protein S10, whose protein sequence is MTKEKIRVKLRGFDVELVDQSSKAIVQAVQKAGAKVCGPIPLPTRINKFTVLRSPHVNKKSREQFEMRTHKRLIDIIEPSAEVMNALLALELSAGVDVEIKQ, encoded by the coding sequence ATGACAAAGGAAAAGATTCGCGTAAAGCTTCGCGGATTCGATGTAGAGTTGGTTGATCAGAGTTCAAAGGCCATTGTACAGGCTGTTCAAAAAGCAGGCGCAAAGGTTTGCGGTCCTATTCCGCTTCCCACTCGGATTAACAAGTTTACAGTGCTTCGCTCGCCTCACGTAAATAAAAAGTCACGTGAGCAGTTTGAAATGCGAACGCACAAAAGGTTAATCGATATTATCGAACCTTCGGCAGAAGTTATGAATGCTTTATTGGCATTGGAGCTTTCAGCCGGTGTTGATGTAGAAATTAAACAATAA
- the tuf gene encoding elongation factor Tu, with product MAKEKFNRTKVHMNVGTIGHVDHGKTTLSAAITTYCAKKYGDKLLKYDEIDNAPEEKERGITINTRHLEYQSDKRHYAHIDCPGHADYVKNMITGAAQMDGGILVVSAPDSVMPQTKEHLLLARQVGVPSIIVFLNKVDLVDDPDLIELVEEEVRETLASYGFPEETPIIKGSAFKALQEGATAEDTACIEELLQTMDSYFKDPVRDSDKPFLLPIEDIFTIQGRGTVVTGRIERGVIKMNEEVEIVGIKPTKKTVVTGIEMFNKLLDEGEAGDNVGLLLRGIEKKEVERGQVLAKPGSIHPHTKFEAQIYVLSKEEGGRHSPFFSGYRPQFYFRTTDITGTVNLPEGTDMVKPGDNTKILGELIHPIAMDQGLKLAIREGGRTIASGQVTNIIE from the coding sequence ATGGCAAAGGAAAAATTTAACAGAACGAAAGTTCACATGAATGTTGGTACCATCGGTCACGTTGACCATGGTAAGACCACTCTTTCGGCAGCGATCACTACGTATTGTGCAAAGAAGTATGGTGATAAGCTTCTAAAATATGACGAGATCGACAATGCTCCGGAAGAAAAAGAGCGCGGTATTACTATCAATACCCGACACTTGGAATATCAGTCCGATAAGAGACACTATGCACACATCGACTGCCCCGGCCACGCTGACTATGTTAAAAACATGATCACAGGTGCTGCCCAGATGGACGGCGGTATTCTCGTTGTTTCCGCTCCGGACTCGGTTATGCCTCAAACAAAAGAGCACTTGCTTCTTGCCCGTCAGGTAGGTGTACCTTCAATCATCGTCTTCCTTAATAAGGTTGACCTTGTTGATGATCCCGACCTTATAGAATTGGTAGAAGAAGAAGTTAGAGAAACTTTGGCATCTTACGGTTTCCCTGAGGAGACTCCCATTATCAAAGGTTCTGCTTTTAAAGCTCTTCAGGAGGGTGCAACTGCTGAAGATACGGCTTGCATCGAAGAATTGCTCCAGACAATGGACAGTTACTTCAAGGATCCCGTCCGCGATTCGGATAAGCCCTTCCTTCTTCCTATTGAAGATATCTTCACAATTCAGGGACGCGGTACCGTTGTTACGGGAAGAATCGAACGCGGTGTTATCAAGATGAACGAAGAAGTTGAAATTGTAGGTATTAAGCCCACAAAGAAAACCGTTGTTACCGGTATCGAAATGTTCAACAAGCTTCTTGATGAAGGTGAAGCGGGAGACAACGTAGGTCTTCTCTTGAGAGGTATTGAAAAGAAAGAAGTTGAACGCGGACAGGTTCTTGCCAAACCCGGTTCAATTCATCCTCATACCAAATTTGAAGCTCAGATTTATGTTCTTTCAAAAGAAGAAGGCGGACGACACAGTCCTTTCTTCTCAGGTTACAGACCTCAGTTCTATTTCAGAACTACCGACATTACCGGAACTGTAAACCTTCCTGAAGGAACAGACATGGTTAAGCCCGGCGATAATACAAAGATTCTCGGTGAACTTATTCACCCCATAGCTATGGATCAAGGTCTTAAACTCGCTATTCGCGAAGGCGGACGAACTATTGCTTCGGGTCAGGTAACTAACATTATCGAATAA